In Fusobacterium canifelinum, a genomic segment contains:
- a CDS encoding ABC transporter permease: protein MNIFTLTNKILSFLLIIIFWFILSKIYPPIVVPSVSQVWESIKGILLNTTLLKEILTTIIRLFIGFSFGLIFSIIFSLIITRSKLLGDIFYPIIEFLQVVPPISWLILAILWLGLNGKPAILIVSISIFCIMTISLVNSINNIDKKLLEVADVFHLTKFKKWKYIIVPSLYPAFETALIVCLGTGVKLVVMAEVLTIDSGIGGQITNARINIETEMVIAWSVIIVGIYFILGGIVKCLKKCQWIRKFWYQSLLAKNIMKN, encoded by the coding sequence ATGAACATCTTTACATTAACAAATAAAATATTAAGTTTTTTACTTATTATTATATTTTGGTTTATATTAAGTAAAATATATCCACCTATTGTAGTTCCAAGTGTGAGCCAAGTTTGGGAAAGTATTAAAGGGATTCTTTTAAATACAACATTACTAAAAGAGATTTTAACAACAATTATTAGACTATTCATTGGTTTTAGTTTTGGTTTAATATTTTCTATAATTTTTAGTCTTATTATAACTCGTTCAAAACTTTTAGGAGATATTTTTTACCCAATAATTGAATTTTTACAAGTAGTACCACCAATAAGTTGGTTAATTTTAGCTATACTATGGTTAGGTTTAAATGGAAAACCAGCTATTTTAATTGTTTCAATTTCTATATTTTGTATTATGACTATATCTCTAGTAAACTCAATAAATAATATAGATAAAAAATTGCTAGAAGTGGCAGATGTTTTTCATTTAACAAAGTTCAAAAAATGGAAATATATTATAGTTCCTTCACTTTATCCAGCATTTGAAACAGCCCTTATAGTATGTCTTGGAACAGGAGTAAAACTTGTAGTTATGGCAGAAGTGTTAACAATAGATAGTGGGATTGGTGGACAAATAACTAATGCAAGGATAAATATAGAGACAGAAATGGTAATTGCTTGGTCAGTTATAATAGTAGGAATTTATTTTATTTTGGGAGGTATAGTAAAGTGTCTGAAAAAATGCCAATGGATAAGAAAATTTTGGTATCAAAGTCTATTAGCAAAAAATATAATGAAAAATTAA
- a CDS encoding ABC transporter substrate-binding protein: MKKFKSLFFSLFLILSIALFGAEKTIYVGAPKAPPVLPVLRMMETNALGKDYKIDIKVWNSPEILIAMVQGKEADFFAFPVTVVSKLYNKGLNVKLMNVNTWGVASFISKDPSVKSWKDLKGKTIYIGLKSSPPDVYTHYFLDKEGLKEKIDYNVIYANKAEILNLVISGKADNAVTIEPDTTAVLSKNKNFKIIANFEEEWQKYKGDKSSIPTAGFGVIGEVAEKDPELVKKFNEEYAKALQWVKENPEEAGKLAKEKLGMDAEVIKKSIPKMGLNFVHAQDAKKTLNEYYKIMKDYDPKNIGGKVPDEHLYINK, encoded by the coding sequence ATGAAAAAGTTTAAAAGTTTGTTTTTTAGTTTGTTTTTAATATTAAGTATAGCCTTATTTGGAGCTGAAAAAACTATTTATGTTGGAGCACCAAAAGCACCACCAGTTTTACCTGTTCTTAGAATGATGGAAACAAATGCCTTAGGAAAAGATTATAAAATAGATATTAAAGTGTGGAATAGTCCTGAAATTTTAATAGCTATGGTACAAGGGAAGGAAGCAGATTTTTTTGCATTTCCTGTAACAGTGGTTTCAAAGCTGTATAATAAAGGTTTAAATGTAAAATTAATGAATGTTAATACTTGGGGAGTCGCTTCTTTCATAAGTAAAGACCCTTCAGTAAAAAGTTGGAAAGATTTAAAGGGTAAAACTATATATATAGGATTAAAGTCTTCTCCACCTGATGTGTATACACATTATTTTTTAGATAAAGAAGGTCTAAAAGAAAAGATAGACTATAATGTTATTTATGCAAATAAAGCAGAAATTTTAAATTTAGTGATTAGTGGAAAAGCTGATAATGCTGTTACAATAGAGCCAGATACAACAGCTGTTTTATCTAAAAATAAAAATTTTAAAATAATAGCTAATTTTGAAGAAGAATGGCAAAAGTATAAAGGGGATAAGAGTTCAATACCTACTGCTGGTTTTGGAGTTATTGGGGAAGTTGCAGAAAAAGACCCTGAATTAGTTAAAAAATTTAATGAAGAATATGCAAAAGCTTTACAATGGGTAAAAGAAAATCCAGAAGAAGCTGGAAAACTTGCAAAAGAAAAATTAGGAATGGATGCAGAAGTTATTAAAAAATCTATACCAAAAATGGGATTAAATTTTGTTCATGCACAAGATGCTAAAAAAACTTTAAATGAATATTATAAAATTATGAAAGATTATGATCCAAAAAATATTGGAGGAAAAGTTCCAGATGAACATCTTTACATTAACAAATAA